The Bacteriovorax sp. Seq25_V genome includes a region encoding these proteins:
- a CDS encoding site-specific integrase, with amino-acid sequence MKLEYLIKSPIRGYPELVEDAPQLEYWTKDEIEQFISKNKGNPLLDFYIVVLNTGLRLGEICGLCWDRVDFDQNYLTINRSLTREGLRNTTKTNRTRYVPMNGSVRAILLERLKSRISEFVFSSPSGEPLPYCHINQRHFKNAQHRAELTKIIRFHDLRHTYASHFMMNGGNLYTLQKLLGHTDIKTTMIYAHLDKDFLTQASQVVLFS; translated from the coding sequence ATTAAGCTTGAATATTTAATTAAAAGTCCTATTCGTGGTTATCCCGAGTTAGTCGAAGATGCTCCACAATTAGAATACTGGACAAAAGATGAAATTGAACAATTCATTAGTAAGAACAAAGGTAATCCGCTTTTAGATTTTTACATCGTTGTTTTAAATACTGGTCTTCGACTTGGTGAGATTTGTGGTCTATGTTGGGATAGAGTTGACTTCGATCAAAACTACCTTACGATAAATAGATCATTAACAAGAGAGGGTCTTAGAAACACGACAAAGACGAATAGAACACGTTACGTTCCAATGAATGGTTCAGTTAGGGCCATCTTATTAGAACGCCTCAAAAGCCGTATTTCTGAGTTCGTTTTTTCTTCACCCTCTGGTGAACCTCTACCTTACTGCCATATCAACCAAAGACATTTTAAAAATGCACAACATCGAGCTGAGTTAACAAAAATAATTCGCTTTCATGATTTAAGACATACATACGCAAGTCACTTCATGATGAATGGAGGGAATCTTTATACGTTACAAAAGTTACTTGGACATACGGACATAAAGACGACTATGATCTATGCTCACTTAGATAAAGATTTCTTAACTCAAGCTTCGCAAGTTGTTTTGTTTTCTTGA
- a CDS encoding circadian clock protein KaiC translates to MKKFKDIHQVRFKLDLKNNSNMSHKPHNPYSLENIEEKTIIQSFKTKFNFLNSHKGLQRGHLHMLLGRTNKGKSALIQSLATENIINNYKTLLFLSEGEKGDVKRRINSILSLRYKDTESKIEVMKNLILIDESDLDVTKVHDPQSWLGSLFKFIKDFNIQIAYIDNFSTCSFADSTPEIQAQFVKNLCQKIQNYQIPLLGAVHQSKSVLPNKELDIEDIRANSAFMNSPSFIYALNNFSNLDQELRIIKILKSRIDGKIIGNSYKLSFKTTKTDGFYNKDEKVENFWVKNLFFSNNSKTFAKKVPISR, encoded by the coding sequence ATGAAAAAGTTTAAAGATATACATCAAGTACGATTCAAACTAGATTTAAAAAATAACTCGAATATGAGTCACAAGCCCCACAATCCCTACTCTCTGGAAAACATCGAAGAAAAAACGATTATACAATCATTCAAAACAAAGTTTAATTTTTTGAATTCTCACAAAGGTCTTCAAAGAGGACATCTCCATATGCTCCTAGGTCGTACCAACAAGGGTAAATCAGCCCTCATCCAGAGTTTAGCGACTGAGAATATTATCAACAACTATAAGACGCTACTTTTTCTATCAGAGGGAGAGAAAGGAGATGTAAAAAGGCGAATAAACTCCATTTTATCTCTAAGATACAAAGATACTGAGTCAAAAATTGAAGTAATGAAAAATCTTATATTAATTGATGAAAGTGACCTTGATGTAACAAAAGTTCATGACCCACAATCATGGCTTGGCTCACTCTTCAAGTTCATCAAAGATTTTAATATTCAGATAGCTTATATAGATAACTTCTCAACATGTTCTTTCGCTGACTCGACTCCTGAGATTCAAGCGCAATTTGTTAAGAATTTATGTCAAAAAATACAAAATTATCAAATTCCACTTCTCGGTGCAGTTCATCAGTCAAAGTCAGTTCTACCAAATAAAGAATTAGATATTGAGGATATCAGGGCAAACTCCGCTTTTATGAACTCACCTTCTTTCATCTATGCCTTAAATAACTTTTCAAATCTTGATCAAGAATTGCGAATTATCAAAATTCTAAAGTCGAGAATTGATGGAAAAATCATAGGAAATTCATACAAACTTTCTTTCAAAACAACAAAGACAGATGGCTTTTATAATAAAGACGAAAAAGTAGAGAACTTTTGGGTAAAAAATCTATTTTTTAGCAATAATTCAAAAACTTTTGCCAAAAAAGTACCAATTTCTAGGTAA
- a CDS encoding DNA-binding protein yields MALVGNFTQIPNELFQSGNLSLKAIGLYAYLKYRSYSGNAQRSFPSQLQIMKELNIGSQTTLKKLIDELVVYDFLLFKKGSIFTGNSYYKLLTPKKWTDNTS; encoded by the coding sequence ATGGCTTTGGTAGGAAATTTCACTCAAATTCCAAATGAGCTTTTTCAGAGCGGTAACTTAAGTTTAAAGGCCATTGGCCTCTACGCATACCTAAAGTATCGCTCTTACTCTGGAAATGCTCAGAGATCATTTCCAAGCCAATTACAAATCATGAAAGAGCTTAACATTGGAAGTCAGACAACATTGAAGAAATTGATCGACGAACTTGTTGTCTATGATTTTCTACTCTTCAAGAAAGGAAGTATTTTCACAGGAAATAGCTACTACAAGTTACTTACTCCTAAAAAGTGGACAGATAATACCAGTTAA
- a CDS encoding helix-turn-helix domain-containing protein: protein MSEHVKSLLSVEEASSFLSIKVSRLRTAVFRKEIPFVKIGRLVRFKTDDLLKWIDAKTVKEEEKSWLW from the coding sequence ATGTCAGAACACGTTAAATCACTCTTATCAGTCGAAGAAGCATCAAGCTTCTTATCAATCAAAGTCTCTCGACTTAGAACCGCAGTATTTAGAAAAGAAATCCCATTCGTGAAGATTGGACGTCTTGTTAGATTCAAGACTGATGATCTTTTGAAATGGATTGACGCAAAGACTGTAAAAGAAGAGGAAAAGTCATGGCTTTGGTAG